aaaaaaaaaaaaaagaacacaacaaaaaggaaaaccccgcaaataaaaaaatatatataaagctctAATATTTTCTCTCCAGAAATTTCTGCTCATGTCCTGAGTAGGAACAGCATATATTCCCCATTTCGGGCATGTAATTAATAATCACAAAgcaaatataacaaataataaaacaaaaactatttcACGAGTCTGAAACTAACTGTTTATctcaaaattgtcaaaaattaaaattttgagaaaatatgatGAAAGAATGGACAAAATCAGAGTGAGATCAGAGAGTGCACCGGCCACggttaaattaaacaaaaagtaataaataaataggaaaacccaaaagcttcaaattccACATTGTCCCTGGATATTAAGGAGATGGGCCATTTATAAGGTGAAgaaaaacctcaactcttgagctagctttttgggttgagttaggttcaaaacccatttctaatatggtatcagagtctaGTCCAATTGGCCGTAGCCCACTatcacccattgtcgcacgtggTGGCTTGAATGTCCTtccgccacacgtgagggtgAGCCATTTATAAgatgaggggaaacctcaactcttgagctaacttttgagttgaattagacccaaaacccattttaagaaagcatatatacAGTAGATCATCAGAGACttgaataccaaaaaaaaatcattggatGTAGCCAATCATATTGTTGCAGTTTCTCTCATCCCTTGATTGTAATCCGCTTCTTCAAAAACAATAGAAATCGATCCTaaactcaaaacacaaacacatattcacagagagagagagagagagttccaTTTACAGAGCCGCTGAAGTAAAACGCAGAACCCTGGAATCGAAGACGTTTCTGGAGAAGAAAAGCCCAACGTGGGCCTGGCCATTAAACAAGAGTGAGGCCCGAAATATACTGGCCCAATGTTTCATGCCTCCCATTATTTATCTTGCTTACTTTATAATCATTTCAATTGATATAGCTTATTttaactgatttttttatttaaataattaatataaataaaacacattACGTTAATCGGTATAAACTAGTGGACGATACACATAGGATTctcctcattatttttttagaaaaaacacTACATTGCTTTGCAATTGATTCTgctactttttttgttttttttcttaacaactTTAGTTTGCATTCTGCAACATTTGAGATTGACCAAACTAAGGCTGCAGCCGCCCTGAGGAGGATTGAGCTCACTAATCCGAACAACCATTccgcttcaaaaaaaaaaaaagggtccaCCTAGATTATGAACAAGCCAGTTTGCAATGGGATGGATTATTTTGAGTATTGTTATTAAACCCATAATAGTTATTTGTTTTATCGTATATTTCTCACCTGCACCAATACACATTATCAAAACTAGTCAAAAGGCTAGTTTCTTTATAAATAGggttataaatataaaaaccaCTCACGGACCACACCATTATTTTAGTCACCATGACATAAATGTCAGACAATCATAAGATAATAACACTATGTGGATGCGTATGCACTACCCGACGGACAGAAGGTTATCACATACTCTCTAGAGGAACAGTTCACCAATGGTGGGGGCATGTCGAAAGCAAAGCTGTAGTAAGAAGGACAAGCATCCTTAAATATCTTTGAGTAGACGCTAGCCTTGCATTTCCCTGGGCTTCCATACTCATTTCTGCAACAAAATTTGTCGAGATCAAAAGCCAAGCAACCACTTTTGCACGCCACCACTTCCCCATTTTTGTTCAAGACCTGGAGCTCTTGTGGGCACAAGCTGTTCACATTTTTCGAGCACCCTTTGATGATACAACTTGGTGATAATTGCTTTGAACAGACGGAAACAGGGATGTTGTACCCATCAACCAAGCTCACATCATAAAAAGTTGGCTTGCCTTCCTGTGCTGAAATTTCCACCAGTGTGGCTGGGGGAGTGCCTATAAGTCCCTTGCACGCCAGTCGCCCATCGCAATCGCCTGTGTCGCAGGCGGGATTTGCAGTGAATTTGCAGCCTGTTCTGGCCCAAATCCTGCCACTCCATGTTAGTGGGGCGTAAATGCGTTGCGTCTGGCCCGGGGAGAGGTTGAAGCCGCCGTCAGCTATCACCGGGTAGCCAACATTTGATGCTGTTGCAGGCCATATGGGAAAGGGGCATTTGTTGTGCACGTAAAATGCAATTTGACTTGCTGCTGCATTCCCTGCAATACAAAATCACTCCCTTTTAAACACAGTGGcgactatataggttaatttCAACAtgactattttaattaaataggtcagacCATCCACGTTAACCTACTAATTTCGTATTGGGTTTGCGAGATCAACCTTAATGCGGTTTAAGCcattgtgtaaaaaattgtcggTCTACTTCTATGAACGAACAAATGCTAATCATCGTATTATGAAATTACCTGCAGATAGCTGAAAATGCCAAACTAGGAAGACAGAGAAAGCAGCAACCAGCTCTGGCAACTTCATTTTGATTGCAATGATCAGGTGAAAGACATGTTGTGGAAATCGCATTTATAGTTGAAGATTAAGGTGATACTTTTCCTTCGATTATACTTCAAGGTTTGATGTGGAATCTTTGGAGACAAGATAGATCGTGCCACGATTGCGTTGGGCTCTAATTAAGCATTATCAGGCTAATTgcttaaaagaaaatcaagagcATGCGGTGCCACTCAAAATCGGGCACCTGCATACAATGACTAATTGCTTTATTAGAGGGAAAACACTGACAAAAAGCCATATGTAAATCACATCATCACATGTGCTTATCATCAAtggaatttcttttttcttttaaagaaaaaacaaattttgaatatGGTATgattcttaatatattttgatttttaagttttttatgaCTGTTTTTATAATGAAATCAGAAGACAAAGACATAAACAAACGTGGCCTAAATAAGTCAGGCGACATTAATATCTATAACATTCGTGCCACCTTTTTTCTTCTGTCTTCTTTGGTTCCTTTGTCTTGTTAATCggcttttttgtaatttttttccaaGACTTCAAAGGGGTTAGGTAGAAATcgtataaattattttgagcAACCACCGATGTTCAACCCATTTTGGTGTGTCAGACATTTGCATTATATTATAGCACGTGGCTTTTTTAAAACTTCTTTTGCTGATAATAAATTGTAgttcataaataaattattattcgtaaatttattattttaaaacgtACGATTTAAAATTAACTCCTAAGATGATGTCCTCTGCCATGTGAGAAAATAAATTGACCATAGCCATAGGTGGGCCTCTGTGACTGTACCCTCCCCTGCtctaaaattagaagaataTACGACACACCTCCTCAGCAAAAACCATCAACCTCCTCTATAGTCTATACTATTTACTTTGATCCAAAGGCTGAGGTTTCATCTTATCAACAAAGATCAACGGCCAATAGCATAGTTAGTTCCTAACAACTCACACCAGAATATACCTCATTGCAGTTACAAATCCAAAAACTCGAGTAACGGCGTTCGCTGGGTGGAGAGGGGGTTTTAAACTTTTAGACGTGGTTTGTTTAGAAAATCTGAAAGGCTTTTGTCGTCCTCGTAAACAGGgattccttctctctctctctctcttgttctGATCCTGTGTGTTTTGTCTGTAAGCTGTAACATTTTCTGGGACAGTGCAAGAGAGCAATGGACTCAAAACCCAATTCACACTCATTGGGTCTCTCACTCTCGGCCACTCCtcttatttcaaatttgaatgcCCTTTTTCACTCCTCCTTTTGGGTCCCTACGCCCAGCTCTCTTCGCGCCCGCGTCTCTCTCGCCCTCCCTTTGACTGCCTCGGTCTAATCCCCACCCACCTTGACCTCACCTCGCCATCCCATATTTATAACCCAAAATCCCCTTCTTTCGCAACATTCATCAAACACTTTCAAAGCCTATGGAGTCAGGCATGGAAAAGCCAGCCCAGCGCAGTGAAAACAATGATACCAAATCCGTCACTAGCAATCTCCAAGACCTTAGTTTCAATACCAGTGTTAGCGTCAGTCTTTGTAGCAGCACAGTTTCTGGGTCTGATAACAGTGTGAGTAGCAGCAATATGAGCAATGCCAGCACCTCTGAGGCTCACAAGAATGACGAACCCGTGGTGGACTATGAGGAAAGCGACACACGAAGTTTGAGTCACGCGAGCAAATCTAACAGCTTCGATGCAAATGAGTCCAGCTTTCGGAGCTTTTGCCCGTCGAAGCCGCACAAAGGCAACGATATACGATGGGATGCCATACAATGCGTGAAAGCTAAAGATGGGGACTTGGGGCTAGGACATTTCAGGCTTTTGAAGAAGCTCGGGTGTGGGGATATAGGGAGTGTGTATTTGGCGGAGTTAAGGGGAATGGGTTGTTTGTTTGCCATGAAGGTGATGGATAAGGGCATGTTGGCTGGGAGGAAGAAGCTGGTGAGAGCTCAGACTGAGAGGGACATATTGGGTTTGTTAGACCACCCCTTCCTTCCGACCCTTTATTCCCATTTCGAGACCGAAAAGTTTTCTTGCTTATTAATGGAGTTTTGCAGTGGCGGGGATCTTCATACGCTCCGGCAGCGCCAGCCGGGGAAGCATTTTACGGAACAGGCAGCCAAGTAAGTAGTAGTACTAAAATTATTTATCAGGtataatttacttttatttatgcTGGGTAATGATGTTACTGTACCTATTAGGATAGATGTTAGTGAAAAATACAAGTTTGTGGAactaggtaaaaaaaaaaggatgctTGTTTATACTATGCGTTAGTTTTTTATACCATAGGAACAAAAAATAGGGAGGTGACTTGCATTATGACGGTAAATCTTGAATAATTGAAGCTGTGGGGTAGTAGAAATTTATGTGTCTACTGACGGTAGTGACAGGTCTTTTTTGTTGTCTGTTTTAAAAATAACTGCATCTGATCTCATTTATGAACATTCAATGTTAAATGAATGTGCATTAGaataaacaacacaaaaccAACTACAATTTGAATGAAAAGGGTACCTTCAAGCTGGAATACCCCTTGATGATCATGTTTGTACTTCTTGTTAGCATCTCACTATGGTACCCTGCAGAAGATTAAGAAGGTTGGTGATTGGTTTGGTATAGATTTGGTTCTCAATTGTCAGCTCAGCTCAGCTCAGATTGATGAACTAGGCTTGGTTAATTTCATTTTAAGCCCTCATGGAGTTTAGGCAGAAATTTCTGATTACTTTGTTGCTCatcaagaaaaaacaaaagtctgaTTATTTCTTTTGCACTTGCAGATTTTATGCTTCTGAAGTTCTTCTTGCCCTTGAGTACCTACACATGATGGGAGTGGTGTACAGAGACTTAAAGCCTGAAAATGTATTGGTGAGGGAGGATGGCCATATCATGCTCTCTGATTTTGATTTATCATTAAGATGCTATGTGAGTCCCACCCTTGTTCAGTCCAGTATAGAGCCATCCTGCCGGATATCTTCTTATTGTATTCAGCCGTCGTGCATTGATCCAGCCTGCAAACTTCCCGTTTGTGTGGAGCCCTCTTGCTTGCAACCTTCTTGTTTTAAGCCTCGTTTTCTCAATTCCAAAAGAACAAAGGTGAGGAGTGAAAAAATGGCAAATTCAGATTCACTTCCTGTGCTAATTGCAGAACCAACTAGCGCCCGCTCTATGTCATTTGTTGGAACCCATGA
This window of the Corylus avellana chromosome ca5, CavTom2PMs-1.0 genome carries:
- the LOC132180857 gene encoding pathogenesis-related thaumatin-like protein 3.5, whose product is MKLPELVAAFSVFLVWHFQLSAGNAAASQIAFYVHNKCPFPIWPATASNVGYPVIADGGFNLSPGQTQRIYAPLTWSGRIWARTGCKFTANPACDTGDCDGRLACKGLIGTPPATLVEISAQEGKPTFYDVSLVDGYNIPVSVCSKQLSPSCIIKGCSKNVNSLCPQELQVLNKNGEVVACKSGCLAFDLDKFCCRNEYGSPGKCKASVYSKIFKDACPSYYSFAFDMPPPLVNCSSREYVITFCPSGSAYAST
- the LOC132180855 gene encoding serine/threonine-protein kinase D6PK, translated to MESGMEKPAQRSENNDTKSVTSNLQDLSFNTSVSVSLCSSTVSGSDNSVSSSNMSNASTSEAHKNDEPVVDYEESDTRSLSHASKSNSFDANESSFRSFCPSKPHKGNDIRWDAIQCVKAKDGDLGLGHFRLLKKLGCGDIGSVYLAELRGMGCLFAMKVMDKGMLAGRKKLVRAQTERDILGLLDHPFLPTLYSHFETEKFSCLLMEFCSGGDLHTLRQRQPGKHFTEQAAKFYASEVLLALEYLHMMGVVYRDLKPENVLVREDGHIMLSDFDLSLRCYVSPTLVQSSIEPSCRISSYCIQPSCIDPACKLPVCVEPSCLQPSCFKPRFLNSKRTKVRSEKMANSDSLPVLIAEPTSARSMSFVGTHEYLAPEIIRGDGHGSAVDWWTFGIFLYELLHGRTPFKGNGNRETLFNVVGQPLKFLDGSSISFAAKDLIRGLLVKDPQKRLGFKRGATEIKQHPFFETVNWALIRGTHPPEIPKPVDLAFLNHTFKSSAPPNDKGATDSNRSSGPYLDFEFF